In one window of Deltaproteobacteria bacterium DNA:
- a CDS encoding TSUP family transporter, which yields MHFPVSGVDVFPIVPVAVAFCVSFCTSMGGISGAFLLLPFQVSVLGFVSPAVSPTNLVYNIVAIPSGVYRYIREGRMAWPLTWVIIVGTLPGVFIGAILRVKYLPDPRAFKLFVGCVLLYIGVRLLYELTGRAIKGKEKIKALDAKFKERAKKIQEERKTKVAAGLPPEAVVRTVHFSFTKYEYEFYGETFSFNSIALFALTFVVGIIGGTYGIGGGAIIAPFLIAVFGLPVYTIAGAALMGTFLTSIAGVVFYSIIAPMYAHTGLAIAPDWLLGFLFGVGGFAGMYCGARVQKFVPQKVIKLFLGLIITLLAGRYILQYFT from the coding sequence ATGCATTTTCCAGTATCAGGCGTAGACGTTTTTCCCATTGTGCCTGTTGCGGTTGCCTTTTGTGTTTCATTCTGCACCTCCATGGGCGGAATCTCGGGCGCTTTTCTTTTGCTTCCTTTTCAGGTGAGTGTTTTGGGTTTCGTTAGTCCGGCAGTAAGCCCCACTAACCTTGTTTACAACATAGTAGCCATACCAAGCGGGGTATATCGCTATATCAGGGAGGGAAGAATGGCATGGCCCCTTACCTGGGTCATAATTGTGGGCACACTTCCAGGAGTTTTCATTGGAGCCATACTGAGAGTCAAGTATCTTCCCGATCCCAGGGCATTCAAGTTATTTGTGGGATGTGTCCTTCTATACATAGGAGTGCGTTTGCTTTATGAACTCACTGGACGCGCCATAAAGGGAAAGGAGAAGATCAAGGCCCTGGACGCAAAGTTTAAGGAGCGAGCCAAAAAGATCCAGGAGGAACGAAAAACAAAAGTGGCAGCGGGCCTCCCACCAGAGGCGGTGGTGAGGACTGTACATTTCTCGTTCACCAAGTATGAGTATGAGTTCTACGGTGAGACCTTTTCATTTAACTCTATAGCCCTTTTTGCTCTTACCTTTGTGGTAGGTATAATCGGCGGAACCTACGGCATTGGCGGTGGAGCCATTATCGCGCCGTTCCTAATAGCGGTTTTTGGGTTGCCGGTCTACACTATAGCCGGGGCAGCGCTCATGGGCACGTTTTTGACCTCGATCGCCGGCGTTGTTTTCTACAGCATCATCGCCCCCATGTATGCTCACACGGGTCTGGCCATCGCACCCGACTGGCTGCTGGGGTTTCTCTTTGGTGTTGGCGGATTCGCCGGTATGTATTGTGGGGCAAGGGTCCAGAAGTTTGTACCCCAAAA
- a CDS encoding periplasmic heavy metal sensor: MQLTYYLFGFVSALILTCGSLAIIYVYLKKSRGPKPKIRGYLDLIPDLIDSQSEKVEAIRKVFLPRVASIREDLCKHRRELARLLFEEPADKSLIDGTMKEVVKHQTALEMEVVDHILEEKELLTPAQKEKFYEIIIEQFRGGGLGVHDVRGRQ; the protein is encoded by the coding sequence ATGCAACTGACCTATTATCTGTTCGGATTTGTGTCAGCCCTTATCCTTACGTGTGGCTCTTTGGCCATCATCTACGTATACCTGAAGAAGTCGCGAGGCCCAAAGCCGAAAATTCGCGGGTATCTGGACTTGATCCCTGATTTGATCGATTCGCAAAGTGAAAAGGTTGAAGCCATCCGCAAGGTATTTCTCCCCAGGGTTGCCAGCATTCGAGAGGATCTTTGCAAACATCGAAGAGAACTGGCAAGGCTTCTTTTTGAGGAACCCGCTGACAAATCACTGATAGATGGAACCATGAAAGAGGTCGTGAAACATCAAACAGCGCTTGAAATGGAGGTGGTGGATCACATCCTGGAGGAAAAAGAGTTGTTGACCCCGGCCCAGAAAGAGAAGTTTTATGAGATAATTATCGAACAATTCCGTGGCGGCGGCCTTGGTGTTCATGATGTTAGGGGCAGGCAGTAA
- a CDS encoding MFS transporter, which translates to MTAENPKKVAFQFIILLGIVSLFGDITYEGGRSVTGPFLAVLGASASIVGLVAGLGEFVGYFLRLVSGYLADRTHRYWPITIVGYALLVFIPLLAFAGYWQVAALLIVLERMGKGIRTPARDAILSHATKQVGRGLGFGIHEAIDQIGAIIGPLIFSAVFLFQGGYREGFTILWIPALLCVGILLVARAKVPSPEKLETPGGTSGQNSKAKGRLPRVFWSYALFSFLSVAGFANFQLISYHFKVQSIVSDVQIPIFYAIAMGVDALVALIIGKTYDRIGLVSLITIPVLTLPIPFFAFSHSYSLAVTTIVLWGAVMGIHETIMRAAIADLTPIERRGFAYGIFNTVYGASWFFGSALLGVLYDVSIGYLILFVVGMEVASLPVFFLVKKEGGTAF; encoded by the coding sequence ATGACAGCAGAAAACCCCAAAAAGGTGGCGTTTCAATTTATCATCCTTCTGGGAATTGTTAGTCTTTTTGGAGACATAACATACGAAGGAGGAAGGAGTGTTACCGGCCCTTTCTTGGCTGTTTTGGGTGCAAGCGCCAGCATCGTTGGTTTGGTAGCAGGCCTCGGTGAATTCGTCGGATATTTTTTGCGTTTAGTATCTGGGTATCTTGCAGACCGCACTCACCGATATTGGCCTATCACAATCGTGGGCTATGCACTACTCGTTTTCATTCCTCTACTGGCATTTGCCGGTTATTGGCAGGTTGCGGCCCTCCTTATTGTTCTGGAGCGAATGGGAAAAGGCATCAGGACCCCGGCTAGAGACGCAATACTTTCGCACGCCACAAAGCAAGTGGGGAGAGGTTTGGGATTTGGCATACATGAAGCAATCGACCAGATTGGCGCCATTATCGGCCCTTTGATCTTTTCTGCCGTCTTTCTATTTCAAGGTGGTTATCGTGAAGGCTTTACTATTCTATGGATACCTGCTCTCTTATGTGTAGGCATTCTTCTGGTGGCAAGAGCAAAAGTTCCATCACCTGAGAAACTTGAGACTCCTGGTGGGACAAGCGGGCAGAATAGCAAGGCCAAAGGCAGGCTGCCGAGAGTTTTCTGGTCCTACGCCTTGTTTAGTTTCTTGAGTGTGGCGGGATTTGCCAACTTCCAGCTAATCTCTTATCATTTCAAAGTTCAATCGATTGTTTCAGATGTCCAAATCCCCATATTTTATGCGATTGCAATGGGCGTGGATGCGTTGGTAGCTCTTATTATCGGCAAGACATACGACAGAATCGGGCTGGTGTCGCTGATAACCATCCCCGTGTTGACTCTTCCTATCCCCTTTTTTGCATTTTCGCACAGTTACAGCCTTGCAGTGACAACTATTGTGCTCTGGGGCGCAGTAATGGGGATTCATGAAACCATCATGCGTGCGGCAATCGCTGATCTGACGCCTATCGAGCGCAGGGGATTCGCATACGGCATCTTCAATACAGTATATGGAGCGTCCTGGTTTTTTGGAAGTGCGCTTCTGGGAGTGCTCTATGATGTCTCGATCGGTTATTTGATTCTGTTTGTGGTTGGAATGGAGGTGGCTTCACTACCAGTGTTTTTCTTGGTCAAAAAGGAAGGGGGCACAGCCTTTTGA